One Streptomyces sp. SAI-135 DNA segment encodes these proteins:
- a CDS encoding carbohydrate kinase family protein, producing the protein MKAQNVVTMGVHVLDVLVRPVEEIPEGQGATLVEDIRMTAAGTAAGTALTLAKLGASVRTAGAIGTDPTGDLLTQLLDRAGIDTSLLVRRIDTSTSATVLPIRPNGDRPTLHLLGANITYGLDDVPWDAVAEASHLHLGGPELIGADVAARILAHAKEHGVVTSVDLLAPGELGTFDQIEPLLPYVDFLLPNEDQVLGFSEEQDVVTGAKKFLAGGVGLVAVTRGGDGALLVTAEGTETVPAFEVEVVDTTGCGDAFSAGFLRGMSLDRTPREAAVLGCAAAALVAQGLGSDHGDFDLAEADEFSMTAKTRA; encoded by the coding sequence ATGAAGGCGCAGAACGTCGTCACCATGGGCGTGCACGTGCTGGACGTCCTGGTCCGGCCGGTCGAGGAGATACCGGAGGGTCAGGGCGCGACCCTGGTCGAGGACATCCGCATGACCGCCGCCGGCACGGCCGCGGGCACCGCCCTCACCCTCGCCAAGCTGGGCGCCTCGGTGCGCACCGCGGGAGCAATCGGCACGGACCCGACGGGCGACCTGCTCACGCAGCTCCTCGACCGGGCGGGGATCGACACCTCGCTGCTCGTCCGCCGTATCGACACCTCCACCTCCGCGACCGTGCTGCCCATCCGCCCCAACGGCGACCGCCCCACCCTCCACCTGCTCGGCGCCAACATCACCTACGGTCTCGACGACGTGCCCTGGGACGCGGTCGCCGAGGCGAGCCACCTGCACCTCGGCGGCCCCGAGCTGATCGGTGCCGACGTCGCCGCCCGCATCCTGGCGCACGCCAAGGAGCACGGTGTCGTCACCTCCGTGGACCTCCTCGCCCCGGGCGAGCTCGGCACCTTCGACCAGATCGAACCGCTGCTCCCGTACGTCGACTTCCTGCTCCCCAACGAGGACCAGGTCCTCGGCTTCAGCGAGGAACAGGACGTCGTCACCGGCGCGAAGAAGTTCCTGGCCGGCGGCGTGGGCCTGGTCGCGGTCACCCGGGGCGGCGACGGCGCCCTCCTGGTCACCGCCGAAGGCACGGAGACGGTCCCCGCCTTCGAGGTCGAGGTCGTCGACACCACCGGCTGCGGCGACGCCTTCTCGGCGGGCTTCCTGCGCGGGATGAGCCTGGACCGCACGCCACGCGAGGCGGCGGTCCTGGGCTGCGCCGCGGCGGCACTGGTGGCACAGGGCCTGGGCAGCGACCACGGCGACTTCGACCTGGCGGAGGCCGACGAGTTCTCCATGACCGCCAAGACCCGCGCATAA
- a CDS encoding TetR/AcrR family transcriptional regulator — protein sequence MAESAPDADPAAWIASLRRTPQQARSRARLARVLEAAERILVEEGVESLTTTRIASEARVSVGSLYQYLPDRGAIIEALAAGYFAKLEAAMDALVAAAAVEHWEDPVGVLVDAYAEIYRTEHGFRALWFGSGLTERTRAADREHKLRMADGIRRVLLALRLAEDDEILARVCHAAILAADALAQEAFRRDTKGDAALLEEAKILLRGYLTDVAARYGRS from the coding sequence GTGGCTGAGTCCGCCCCGGACGCCGACCCGGCCGCATGGATCGCCTCCCTGCGCCGCACTCCCCAACAGGCACGCAGCCGGGCCCGGTTGGCCAGGGTGCTGGAAGCCGCGGAGCGCATCCTGGTGGAGGAGGGCGTGGAGTCGCTCACCACGACCCGGATCGCCTCCGAGGCCCGGGTGTCGGTCGGCTCGCTCTACCAGTACCTGCCCGACCGCGGGGCGATCATCGAGGCGCTGGCGGCCGGCTACTTCGCGAAACTGGAAGCCGCGATGGACGCGCTCGTGGCGGCCGCGGCCGTCGAGCACTGGGAGGACCCGGTGGGTGTCCTCGTCGACGCGTACGCCGAGATCTACCGCACCGAACACGGCTTCCGCGCCCTGTGGTTCGGCAGCGGACTGACCGAGCGCACCCGGGCCGCGGACCGCGAGCACAAGCTCCGCATGGCCGACGGGATCCGCCGTGTCCTGCTCGCGCTGCGGCTCGCCGAGGACGACGAGATCCTCGCCCGCGTGTGCCATGCCGCGATCCTCGCCGCCGACGCCCTCGCCCAGGAGGCCTTCCGCCGGGACACGAAGGGGGACGCGGCGCTCCTGGAGGAGGCGAAGATACTGCTGCGCGGGTATCTCACGGACGTCGCGGCGCGGTACGGACGGTCCTGA
- a CDS encoding class II aldolase/adducin family protein, with translation MTDSSPALSEERAAVADACRRLGAEGLLIGTAGNVSVRVEDRVAITATGAILAELTPDQVTVVDLDGEIVTGSLLPTSELDLHLGVYRRYGTTAVVHTHAPMATALSLVLDELPCVHYQLLALGGTVRVAPYATFGTPDLAESVLTALEGRGAALMANHGAVTHAPTLDKAVEHALLLEWACGVYQRAAALGTPRALDEQQQIAVIEAALARNYGTTQSAQEGTR, from the coding sequence ATGACCGACTCAAGCCCGGCGCTGAGCGAGGAGCGGGCCGCCGTGGCGGACGCCTGCCGCCGTCTGGGGGCCGAGGGACTGCTCATCGGCACGGCGGGAAACGTCAGCGTCCGCGTCGAGGACCGGGTGGCTATCACCGCGACCGGCGCGATCCTGGCCGAGCTCACCCCGGACCAGGTGACCGTCGTCGACCTCGACGGGGAGATCGTGACCGGCAGCCTCCTGCCGACCTCGGAACTCGACCTCCACCTCGGCGTCTACCGCCGCTACGGCACCACCGCGGTCGTGCACACCCACGCCCCGATGGCCACCGCCCTCTCCCTCGTCCTCGACGAACTGCCCTGCGTCCACTACCAGTTGCTGGCTCTCGGCGGCACCGTCCGGGTCGCCCCCTACGCCACCTTCGGCACCCCGGACCTCGCGGAGTCGGTCCTCACCGCACTGGAGGGCCGGGGCGCCGCCCTGATGGCCAACCACGGGGCCGTCACCCACGCCCCGACCCTCGACAAGGCGGTCGAGCACGCACTGCTCCTGGAGTGGGCCTGCGGTGTCTACCAGCGCGCGGCCGCCCTCGGCACCCCGCGCGCCCTCGACGAACAGCAGCAGATCGCGGTGATCGAGGCCGCCCTCGCCCGCAACTACGGCACCACGCAATCCGCTCAGGAGGGAACCCGATGA
- a CDS encoding DUF2218 domain-containing protein, whose amino-acid sequence MPRSEARVATDRPHRYAKQLASHLGRRSETTWDEESGEGSLLFQNGGKGSLTATEGALLLTLETESEHLDLLEGVVGSHLVRFGSKDELVVEWTRDDGVPGTAQRKETD is encoded by the coding sequence ATGCCCCGCTCCGAAGCCCGCGTCGCCACCGACCGGCCGCACCGCTACGCCAAGCAGCTCGCCTCGCACCTCGGGCGCCGCAGCGAGACCACCTGGGACGAGGAGAGCGGTGAGGGCAGCCTGCTCTTCCAGAACGGGGGCAAGGGCTCCCTCACCGCCACCGAGGGCGCGCTGCTGCTGACGCTGGAGACGGAGTCCGAGCACCTCGATCTCCTGGAGGGCGTCGTCGGCAGCCACCTGGTCCGCTTCGGCAGCAAGGACGAACTCGTCGTCGAGTGGACCCGGGACGACGGCGTGCCCGGTACCGCCCAGCGCAAGGAGACCGACTGA